From a single Micromonospora sp. WMMD1102 genomic region:
- a CDS encoding NAD(P)/FAD-dependent oxidoreductase, producing METVDVLVVGAGLAGLHSARLLAEQGHDVLVVDRRRALDSGIRTTGIFVRRTLDDFALPAEHLGPAIRRVLLYPPSLRRPVELTSSRDEFRVADMAGVYAHALAGARRAGARVRLGVSYPVAGVAARFTIGADGARSTVARRLGLDVNRRVIVGVEEVYPVAGAAGPPTFHCVVDPRLAPGYLGWVVDDGRHAHVGLAGQPDRLAGPLPRLLRTFGQGFGQLPVPTGPVGRRGGPIPVGGVLRRIACPAGLLVGDAAGAVSPLTAGGLDPCLRMSELAAAVTGDYLRGGDASVLRHYDGAALRARFRVRLLLRHALSGVRSPALAEAGFALLRAAPGRAAASRVLFGHGSFPDAPYNWRTAPA from the coding sequence ATGGAGACCGTGGACGTACTCGTCGTCGGCGCCGGCCTCGCCGGTCTGCACAGCGCACGCCTGCTCGCCGAACAGGGCCATGACGTACTCGTCGTCGACCGTCGACGTGCCCTCGACTCGGGCATCCGCACCACCGGCATCTTCGTCCGCCGTACCCTGGACGACTTCGCGCTGCCGGCCGAGCATCTCGGGCCGGCGATCCGCCGGGTGCTGCTCTACCCGCCGTCGCTGCGGCGGCCGGTCGAGCTGACCAGCTCACGCGACGAGTTCCGGGTCGCCGACATGGCCGGCGTCTACGCCCATGCGCTGGCCGGGGCGAGGCGGGCCGGTGCGCGGGTACGCCTCGGCGTCTCCTACCCGGTGGCCGGGGTCGCGGCCCGATTCACCATCGGCGCCGACGGCGCCCGGTCGACGGTCGCCCGCCGGCTCGGGCTCGACGTCAACCGGCGGGTCATCGTCGGCGTCGAGGAGGTGTACCCGGTGGCCGGCGCCGCCGGGCCGCCGACGTTCCACTGCGTGGTCGATCCCCGGCTCGCCCCCGGCTACCTCGGCTGGGTGGTCGACGACGGGCGGCACGCGCACGTCGGGCTGGCCGGGCAGCCGGACCGGCTGGCCGGACCGCTGCCCCGGCTGCTGCGTACCTTCGGTCAGGGTTTCGGCCAGTTGCCGGTGCCGACCGGCCCGGTGGGTCGGCGCGGCGGGCCGATCCCGGTCGGTGGGGTGCTGCGCCGGATCGCCTGCCCGGCCGGGCTGCTCGTCGGGGATGCCGCGGGTGCGGTGTCGCCGCTGACCGCCGGCGGTCTCGACCCGTGCCTGCGGATGTCGGAACTGGCTGCCGCGGTGACCGGTGACTATCTGCGCGGCGGGGACGCGTCGGTGCTGCGGCACTACGACGGAGCGGCACTCCGGGCGCGGTTCCGGGTCCGGCTGCTGCTGCGGCACGCGCTGTCCGGGGTACGGTCGCCGGCCCTCGCCGAGGCCGGCTTCGCCCTGCTGCGGGCGGCGCCGGGGCGGGCCGCCGCCTCCCGGGTGCTCTTCGGCCACGGGTCGTTCCCGGACGCGCCCTACAACTGGCGGACCGCCCCGGCCTGA
- a CDS encoding lytic polysaccharide monooxygenase has translation MRPPTPDQSVRRSRSAVRQPLRVLALVVTMMVGVLPWAAPAQAHGTIINPQSRAYQCWKDWGNNHMNPAMQQQDPMCYQAFQANPDTMWNWMSALRDGLRANFQGSTPDGQLCSNALSRNNSLNTPGNWKATNVSRNFTVQLYDQASHGADYFRVYVSKNGFNPTTQRLGWGNLDLVTTTGRYAPAQNISFNVSTNGYTGRHIVFVIWQASHLDQAYMWCSDVNFV, from the coding sequence ATGCGTCCACCCACGCCCGACCAGTCCGTCCGGCGATCCCGGTCGGCCGTCCGCCAGCCCCTGCGGGTACTCGCCCTGGTGGTCACCATGATGGTCGGCGTGCTGCCCTGGGCCGCACCGGCCCAGGCCCACGGCACCATCATCAACCCGCAGTCCCGGGCCTACCAGTGCTGGAAGGACTGGGGCAACAACCACATGAACCCGGCCATGCAGCAGCAGGACCCCATGTGTTACCAGGCGTTCCAGGCGAACCCTGACACCATGTGGAACTGGATGAGCGCGCTGCGGGACGGCCTCCGGGCGAACTTCCAGGGCTCGACCCCGGACGGGCAGCTGTGCAGCAACGCCCTCTCCCGGAACAACAGCCTGAACACCCCGGGGAACTGGAAGGCGACCAACGTCAGTCGCAACTTCACGGTCCAGCTGTACGACCAGGCCAGCCACGGTGCCGACTACTTCCGCGTCTACGTCAGCAAGAACGGGTTCAACCCCACCACCCAGCGACTCGGTTGGGGCAACCTCGACCTGGTGACGACGACCGGACGTTACGCGCCGGCGCAGAACATCTCGTTCAACGTCTCGACCAACGGGTACACCGGACGCCACATCGTGTTCGTCATCTGGCAGGCCTCGCACCTCGACCAGGCGTACATGTGGTGCAGCGACGTGAACTTCGTCTGA
- a CDS encoding FAD-binding oxidoreductase: MTLLRTQRLTGRVYRPGDEGFDERCRALHPAVSHRPVAVVEATGVADVRAAVDAAAAGELPIAVQATGHGTHLGLDGGILLRTGGMAGVSVDPYRRTARVGPGTRWGQVLAAAARYGLAPLSGSSATVGVTGYTLGGGMGWLGRRYGLAADSVLRAELVLADGRSVTADADRHPELFWALRGGGGNFGLVTSLEFRLYPVSSVYAGFAYFPAAGAAGFLARYRDWAADAPDAMSTAVVLCTMPDTDDVAPALRGRRVVLLKAVYAGEADSARRLLGPLYAAAGPVLHDEMRTVAYPEVRMGGTPARYHDFLRDLSDPAVEVLAGLRSTVEVRHWGGAIAAPGADPGPAGQRAAPFSVIVAEEVPGLAEALRPWTVGGAFLNFLGDTRRTATAYSAADHRRLRLVKAAYDPGNLFRAGTTSRRRRRRRVGPGRPPTGCRGSARRPTVARPGDAAGRDGGQHGPGRRPDPRRLGPRPHTYPKNRSLLIYTAVDVILEALPS; this comes from the coding sequence ATGACTCTGCTTCGCACACAGCGCCTGACGGGCCGGGTGTACCGGCCGGGCGACGAGGGTTTCGACGAGCGTTGCCGGGCGCTGCACCCGGCGGTGTCGCACCGGCCGGTGGCCGTGGTCGAGGCGACCGGGGTGGCCGACGTCCGGGCCGCCGTCGACGCGGCGGCCGCCGGGGAGCTGCCGATCGCGGTCCAGGCCACCGGACACGGTACCCATCTGGGGCTCGACGGCGGCATCCTGCTGCGTACCGGCGGGATGGCCGGGGTGTCCGTCGACCCGTACCGGCGGACCGCCCGGGTCGGTCCCGGCACCCGATGGGGGCAGGTGCTCGCCGCCGCTGCCCGGTACGGCCTGGCGCCGCTCTCCGGTTCCTCGGCGACGGTCGGCGTCACCGGGTACACCCTGGGCGGCGGCATGGGCTGGCTCGGGCGCCGGTACGGCCTGGCCGCCGACAGCGTGTTACGGGCCGAGCTGGTACTCGCCGACGGCCGTTCCGTCACCGCCGACGCCGACCGCCACCCGGAGCTGTTCTGGGCGCTGCGCGGCGGCGGTGGCAACTTCGGCCTGGTCACGTCGTTGGAGTTCCGCCTCTATCCGGTGTCGTCGGTGTACGCCGGGTTCGCCTACTTCCCGGCGGCCGGCGCCGCCGGGTTCCTCGCCCGGTACCGCGACTGGGCCGCCGACGCGCCGGACGCGATGAGCACGGCGGTGGTGCTCTGCACGATGCCGGACACCGACGACGTCGCACCGGCGTTGCGTGGTCGCCGGGTGGTGCTGCTCAAGGCCGTGTACGCGGGGGAGGCCGACAGCGCCCGCCGGCTTCTCGGGCCGCTGTACGCGGCGGCGGGCCCCGTCCTGCACGACGAGATGCGCACCGTGGCGTACCCGGAGGTGCGGATGGGCGGCACCCCGGCCCGCTACCACGACTTTCTCCGGGACCTCTCCGATCCGGCGGTCGAGGTGCTGGCCGGCCTGCGGTCCACGGTGGAGGTGCGGCACTGGGGCGGTGCGATCGCGGCTCCCGGCGCCGATCCGGGACCGGCCGGCCAGCGTGCGGCGCCGTTCTCGGTTATCGTGGCCGAGGAGGTCCCGGGGTTGGCCGAGGCGCTGCGCCCGTGGACGGTCGGCGGGGCGTTCCTCAACTTCCTCGGCGACACCCGCCGCACGGCGACCGCGTACTCGGCCGCCGACCACCGGCGGCTGCGCCTGGTGAAGGCCGCGTACGATCCCGGGAACCTCTTCCGCGCCGGCACAACATCCCGCCGGCGCCGTCGTCGCAGGGTGGGCCCCGGTCGCCCGCCCACCGGGTGCCGTGGCAGTGCCCGTCGCCCGACCGTCGCCCGGCCCGGTGACGCCGCCGGTAGGGACGGCGGTCAGCACGGGCCGGGGCGGCGGCCCGATCCACGGCGACTCGGGCCAAGGCCGCACACTTACCCCAAAAACAGATCATTGTTGATATACACAGCTGTCGATGTAATACTGGAAGCGCTCCCAAGCTGA
- a CDS encoding STAS domain-containing protein gives MQHEPAPPLLVIDPALGRTDIPALCARLVDLLARHPRQGGVVVCDVSRIAAPSAVTVDALARLRLTARRLGVDLRLRAAPVRLRQLLALTGLTAVIPLEGDSTDGSGELGDPESESGELGDPESRSALEPHREAEEREQPLHVEEVGDPPDPAG, from the coding sequence GTGCAGCACGAGCCGGCACCGCCCCTCCTGGTCATCGATCCCGCCCTCGGGCGGACCGACATCCCGGCACTCTGCGCCCGGCTGGTCGACCTGCTGGCCCGGCATCCGCGTCAGGGTGGCGTGGTCGTCTGCGACGTCAGCCGGATCGCCGCGCCGAGCGCGGTGACCGTCGACGCCCTCGCCCGGCTGCGGTTGACCGCGCGCCGGCTCGGCGTCGACCTCCGGCTGCGGGCCGCGCCCGTCCGGCTGCGCCAGCTGCTCGCCCTCACCGGCCTGACGGCGGTCATCCCGCTGGAGGGCGACTCGACAGACGGCTCGGGCGAGTTGGGCGACCCGGAGAGCGAGTCAGGCGAGCTGGGCGACCCGGAGAGCCGCTCAGCCCTCGAACCGCATCGGGAGGCCGAAGAGCGGGAACAACCGCTGCACGTCGAGGAAGTTGGTGATCCCCCGGATCCGGCCGGCTGA
- a CDS encoding sigma-70 family RNA polymerase sigma factor: MGDATTGIGELTDLRLEAFRAELTGYCYRMLGSAFEAEDAVQETMIRAWRGFDRFEGRAALRSWLYRIATNVCLTMLGSAQRRARPMDLGPPGTPGSGPGEPLPAEVWVGPVPDSRVTAGDPAEVAVARESVRLAFVAALQHLPARQRAVLILREVLAWSAAEVAELLDTSVASVNSALQRARAALAEADLDGDTLRATDPAQADLLERYVRAFEGYDMAALTSLLHEDVTLNMPPLPLWLRGQADIRDWMLGTGCGCRGSRLVPTVANGMPAFGQYRTTGPWALIVLDVSAGRIRGITNFLDVQRLFPLFGLPMRFEG, translated from the coding sequence GTGGGCGATGCGACGACCGGGATCGGCGAGCTGACCGACCTGCGCCTGGAGGCGTTCCGGGCCGAGCTTACCGGCTACTGCTACCGGATGCTCGGCTCGGCGTTCGAGGCCGAGGACGCCGTGCAGGAGACGATGATCCGGGCCTGGCGGGGCTTCGACCGGTTCGAGGGCCGGGCGGCACTGCGCTCGTGGTTGTACCGGATCGCCACGAATGTCTGCCTCACCATGCTGGGCAGCGCCCAGCGGCGGGCCCGCCCGATGGATCTCGGCCCGCCCGGCACCCCTGGATCCGGGCCGGGGGAGCCGCTGCCGGCCGAGGTGTGGGTCGGCCCGGTCCCGGACTCGCGGGTCACCGCCGGCGACCCGGCCGAGGTGGCCGTCGCCCGGGAGTCGGTCCGGCTCGCGTTCGTCGCGGCGCTCCAGCACCTGCCGGCGCGGCAGCGGGCGGTGCTGATCCTGCGCGAGGTGCTCGCCTGGTCGGCCGCCGAGGTGGCCGAGCTGCTCGACACCTCGGTCGCCTCCGTGAACAGCGCCCTCCAGCGGGCCCGCGCCGCGCTGGCCGAGGCCGACCTCGACGGCGACACGCTGCGCGCCACGGATCCGGCACAGGCCGACCTGCTGGAGCGCTACGTCCGGGCCTTCGAGGGGTACGACATGGCCGCGCTCACCTCGCTGCTGCACGAGGACGTCACGCTGAACATGCCGCCACTGCCGCTGTGGCTGCGCGGACAGGCCGACATCCGGGACTGGATGCTCGGCACCGGCTGCGGATGCCGGGGTTCCCGGCTGGTGCCCACGGTGGCGAACGGGATGCCCGCCTTCGGCCAGTACCGGACGACCGGGCCGTGGGCGCTCATCGTCCTCGACGTCTCAGCCGGCCGGATCCGGGGGATCACCAACTTCCTCGACGTGCAGCGGTTGTTCCCGCTCTTCGGCCTCCCGATGCGGTTCGAGGGCTGA
- a CDS encoding alpha/beta hydrolase, with amino-acid sequence MTQSSGDTQGTGRYAEVNGLHLYYETHGSDSPLILLHGGLGSGEMFGPVLPELAARHQVIAVDFQGHGRTADIDRPLDSALMADDIAALIDHLGLDQPAVVGYSLGGGVALRLAARYPGKVGRVVAASAYARSDAVYPEIRAQQGQVSAAAVEFMKDTPMYELYQRVAPRPEDFPRLLDKIGAAMAEDFDLTEEIRGLQVPTLIVAGDADMAPPSHFVEVFALLDGGLRDGGWMGEGRPKGGHALAILPGCTHYNLFTSPLFAATALAFLAEAQG; translated from the coding sequence ATGACGCAGTCCAGCGGCGACACGCAGGGCACCGGCCGGTACGCGGAGGTCAACGGTCTCCACCTGTACTACGAGACGCACGGCTCGGACAGCCCGCTGATCCTGCTGCACGGCGGGCTCGGTTCAGGCGAGATGTTCGGCCCGGTCCTGCCCGAGCTGGCGGCACGGCACCAGGTCATCGCCGTCGACTTCCAGGGGCACGGCCGGACCGCCGACATCGACCGCCCACTGGACTCGGCCCTCATGGCCGACGACATCGCGGCGCTGATCGACCACCTCGGGCTGGACCAGCCGGCGGTCGTCGGATACTCGCTCGGCGGCGGCGTGGCGCTGCGCCTCGCGGCACGGTACCCCGGCAAGGTCGGCCGGGTGGTGGCGGCCTCTGCCTACGCCCGGTCCGACGCGGTGTATCCGGAGATCCGGGCGCAGCAGGGCCAGGTGAGCGCGGCGGCCGTCGAGTTCATGAAGGACACCCCGATGTACGAGCTCTACCAGCGGGTCGCGCCGCGTCCGGAGGACTTCCCCCGCCTGCTCGACAAGATCGGCGCGGCGATGGCCGAGGACTTCGACCTCACCGAGGAGATCCGTGGCCTCCAGGTGCCCACCCTGATCGTGGCCGGCGACGCCGACATGGCTCCGCCCAGCCACTTCGTCGAGGTCTTCGCCCTGCTCGACGGTGGCCTGCGGGACGGAGGCTGGATGGGCGAGGGCCGCCCGAAGGGTGGGCACGCGCTGGCCATCCTGCCCGGCTGCACCCACTACAACCTCTTCACGTCGCCGCTGTTCGCGGCGACCGCCCTCGCCTTCCTGGCCGAGGCGCAGGGCTGA
- a CDS encoding VOC family protein translates to MSTGDLRSDAGGTGIGNLDMKLEVVVVPVTDVDRAKEFYGRLGWRLDRTPPGVVQYTPHGSGCSVQFGPDLTSAAPGSANTYLVVSDLDAVRNALVSAGVKVGDIFHLTPDGPADGPDPERRSYFSRATLRDPDGNTWLLQEITTRLPGRVEAGPTSFASTADLASGLRRAAEAHGEHEKRIGQEDANWPDWYAAYLVSEQTGAEPPS, encoded by the coding sequence ATGAGCACGGGGGATCTCCGGAGCGACGCGGGCGGGACGGGAATCGGAAACCTCGACATGAAGCTCGAGGTGGTCGTCGTCCCCGTTACGGACGTCGACCGCGCGAAGGAGTTCTACGGGCGCCTCGGGTGGCGGCTCGACCGCACCCCGCCCGGCGTGGTCCAGTACACGCCGCACGGTTCCGGCTGCTCGGTGCAGTTCGGCCCGGACCTCACCTCGGCGGCGCCCGGCTCGGCCAACACCTACCTGGTCGTCTCCGACCTCGACGCGGTCCGGAACGCGCTGGTCTCCGCCGGGGTCAAGGTCGGCGACATCTTCCACCTCACTCCGGATGGCCCGGCCGACGGGCCGGATCCCGAGCGGCGCAGCTACTTCTCGCGCGCCACGCTCCGCGACCCGGACGGCAACACCTGGCTGCTCCAGGAGATCACGACCCGGCTGCCCGGACGCGTCGAGGCCGGCCCGACGTCGTTCGCCTCCACGGCCGACCTGGCGAGCGGGCTCCGGCGCGCGGCCGAGGCCCACGGCGAGCACGAGAAGCGGATTGGCCAGGAGGACGCGAACTGGCCCGACTGGTACGCGGCGTACCTGGTCAGCGAGCAGACCGGCGCGGAACCGCCCAGCTGA
- a CDS encoding PepSY domain-containing protein has product MSTTATPSSEPETPLAPPVAGSPPGTPTARRRSIGPLVLRLHFYAGVLVAPFLVVAALTGLAFVFSPQLDNLVYAHELRVDEGTAPARPLAEQVVAARAAHPDGDLASVTPPVAATDTTKVVFNLPHLGEKQHTVYVDPYTNEVRGTLTTWFGETPLMTWLDDLHRNLHLGAVGRHYSELAASWLWLVVLGGLFLWLRRQWPGRRRLRRTVLPDLAANAGVRRTRGWHAATGVWLALGLLVLSATGLTWSRYAGGNFDVVQNAFDAHSLTLATTLPGAAPGGDTHGGGHHGGGTTSDGFDPADVDRAVSVARSAGVDGLVVVTPPAGPGTAWVVAQDDPSWPYGWDRAAVDPTTGSVVAHSRFADWPLLAQLSKLGVAFHMGFLFGIVNQILLAALAVGLLCVIVWGYRMWWQRRPTRADRRAPLGAPPTRGAWRQASPPAVVVLLLVAVAVGWAMPTLGVTLGAFLVVDLVLGAVKRRRARRAIPTSPAPAGN; this is encoded by the coding sequence GTGTCGACCACCGCGACACCGTCATCGGAGCCGGAAACCCCGCTCGCACCACCCGTCGCCGGCTCGCCGCCGGGTACGCCGACCGCACGCCGACGGTCGATCGGGCCGCTGGTGCTGCGGCTGCACTTCTACGCCGGAGTCCTGGTCGCGCCCTTCCTCGTCGTGGCCGCGCTGACCGGACTGGCGTTCGTGTTCAGCCCACAACTGGACAACCTGGTCTACGCCCACGAGTTGCGGGTCGACGAGGGCACCGCACCGGCCCGCCCGCTCGCCGAGCAGGTGGTCGCCGCCCGCGCCGCCCACCCGGACGGTGACCTGGCGTCGGTGACCCCGCCGGTGGCGGCGACCGACACCACGAAGGTGGTCTTCAACCTGCCGCACCTCGGCGAGAAGCAACACACGGTGTACGTCGACCCGTACACGAACGAGGTGCGCGGCACCCTGACCACCTGGTTCGGGGAGACGCCGTTGATGACCTGGCTGGACGACCTGCACCGCAACCTGCACCTGGGTGCGGTAGGACGGCACTACTCCGAGCTTGCGGCGAGCTGGCTGTGGTTGGTCGTGCTGGGCGGCCTCTTCCTGTGGCTGCGCCGGCAGTGGCCCGGCCGGCGCAGGTTGCGCCGCACCGTCCTGCCCGACCTCGCCGCGAACGCGGGCGTACGCCGTACCCGTGGCTGGCACGCCGCCACCGGGGTGTGGCTCGCCCTCGGGCTGCTCGTCCTCTCCGCGACCGGGTTGACCTGGTCACGCTATGCCGGCGGGAACTTCGACGTCGTCCAGAACGCGTTCGACGCGCACAGCCTCACCCTGGCCACCACCCTGCCCGGTGCCGCCCCGGGCGGTGACACCCACGGCGGCGGGCACCACGGCGGCGGCACGACGAGCGACGGCTTCGATCCGGCCGACGTGGACCGGGCCGTGTCGGTCGCCCGTTCGGCCGGCGTGGACGGGCTGGTGGTGGTCACCCCACCGGCCGGGCCGGGCACGGCCTGGGTGGTGGCACAGGACGACCCCTCCTGGCCGTACGGCTGGGACCGCGCCGCCGTCGACCCGACGACCGGCAGCGTCGTCGCACACTCCCGGTTCGCCGACTGGCCGCTGCTGGCCCAGTTGTCCAAACTGGGTGTCGCGTTCCACATGGGCTTCCTGTTCGGGATCGTCAACCAGATCCTGCTCGCCGCCCTCGCCGTCGGGCTGCTGTGCGTGATCGTCTGGGGGTACCGGATGTGGTGGCAGCGCCGCCCCACCCGGGCCGACCGGCGCGCGCCGCTGGGTGCCCCGCCGACCCGGGGCGCGTGGCGGCAGGCCAGTCCGCCGGCCGTGGTCGTCCTGCTGCTGGTCGCGGTCGCGGTCGGCTGGGCGATGCCGACGCTCGGCGTCACCCTCGGCGCGTTCCTCGTCGTCGACCTGGTGCTCGGCGCGGTGAAACGCCGCCGGGCCCGGCGGGCGATCCCGACGTCACCCGCACCCGCCGGCAACTGA
- a CDS encoding non-ribosomal peptide synthetase, with protein MSLQAGQPPVGLVHEAFEAQVGRSPTATALVVGRERFGYTDLDNRADRVASALRDRGVGRGDLVGVCLPRTAWLVPTLLGVLKSGAAYVPLDPGYPADRLRLITEDARLRLVVCDGSSSALAGTAGAAVLDVADLPAEPARNRAEPARERAEPARKDAEPARERAGGEPDDLAYVLYTSGSTGQPKGVPLAHRNAMAFLRWAADAYGPDELRGSLAGASVCFDFSVLEIFAPLVTGGTVILAETVFALPQLPARDEVTMLCGPPSALSVLLGRALPSGVRTVTFGGEVLSAALAARAYANPGLRRVVNIYGPTETTTAVLADEVPPGGEPCLGRPIAGAVLSIRDDDGRPVPDGEAGELWIAGPGVGTGYLDRPELTAGRYVDRDGRRHYRTGDLVRRRDDRYAFVGRRDDQVKVRGFRVEPGEVQAALAGHPGVRATVVFAPLDPYGTRRLVGYVEPSAPVTESELTAYLRDRLPGFMVPSRIAVLDRLPLGPTGKVDRAALPEVEIARTEDGTYLAPQGGVEEALARLVAETLGVHRVGRHDRFTELGGHSLAAARLLARIADEHGVAVPLGRFLGAPTVAELARELTPERARPVPVREHRDRHPLTDMQRVFWMLRQVTGTPWVSTVGSGWRSPG; from the coding sequence GTGTCGCTCCAGGCTGGACAGCCGCCCGTCGGGTTGGTCCACGAGGCATTCGAAGCACAGGTGGGGCGGTCGCCGACGGCGACCGCCCTCGTCGTGGGCCGGGAACGGTTCGGTTACACCGATCTCGACAATCGGGCCGACCGGGTCGCCTCGGCGTTGCGGGACCGGGGCGTCGGCCGGGGCGACCTGGTCGGCGTATGCCTGCCCCGGACCGCCTGGCTGGTCCCCACACTCCTGGGCGTGCTCAAGTCCGGGGCGGCGTACGTGCCGCTCGACCCGGGCTATCCCGCCGACCGGCTGCGGCTGATCACCGAGGACGCCCGGCTGCGCCTGGTGGTCTGCGACGGGTCGAGCAGCGCACTGGCCGGTACCGCCGGAGCCGCCGTACTCGACGTGGCCGACCTGCCCGCCGAGCCGGCCCGGAACCGTGCCGAGCCCGCCCGGGAACGCGCCGAGCCGGCCCGGAAGGATGCCGAGCCCGCCCGGGAACGTGCCGGGGGAGAGCCGGACGACCTGGCGTACGTGCTCTACACCTCCGGCTCCACCGGGCAGCCCAAGGGAGTGCCGCTGGCCCACCGCAACGCCATGGCGTTCCTGCGCTGGGCCGCCGACGCGTACGGCCCGGACGAGTTGCGCGGCAGCCTCGCCGGGGCGTCGGTCTGCTTCGACTTCTCGGTGCTGGAGATCTTCGCGCCGCTGGTCACCGGTGGCACCGTGATCCTGGCCGAGACCGTCTTCGCGCTGCCGCAACTGCCGGCCCGGGACGAGGTGACGATGCTCTGCGGGCCGCCCTCCGCGCTCTCCGTCCTGCTCGGCCGGGCACTGCCGTCCGGTGTCCGGACCGTCACCTTCGGTGGCGAGGTGCTGAGCGCGGCACTCGCCGCCCGGGCGTACGCCAACCCGGGGCTGCGCCGCGTGGTCAACATCTACGGGCCGACCGAGACCACCACCGCCGTACTCGCCGACGAGGTCCCGCCGGGCGGCGAGCCCTGCCTCGGCCGGCCGATCGCCGGGGCGGTGCTGTCGATCCGGGACGACGACGGCCGACCCGTCCCCGACGGCGAGGCGGGCGAACTGTGGATCGCGGGACCAGGGGTCGGCACCGGCTACCTCGACCGCCCCGAGCTGACCGCCGGACGTTACGTCGACCGGGACGGGCGGCGGCACTACCGCACCGGTGACCTGGTGCGGCGCCGGGACGACCGGTACGCGTTCGTCGGCCGGCGCGACGACCAGGTGAAGGTACGCGGGTTCCGGGTCGAGCCGGGCGAGGTGCAGGCGGCGCTGGCCGGCCATCCCGGGGTACGGGCCACGGTGGTGTTCGCCCCGCTCGACCCGTACGGCACCCGCCGGCTGGTCGGCTACGTCGAGCCGTCCGCGCCGGTGACCGAGTCGGAGTTGACGGCGTACCTGCGCGACCGGCTGCCCGGCTTCATGGTGCCGTCCCGGATCGCGGTGCTGGACCGACTGCCGCTCGGGCCGACCGGGAAGGTGGACCGGGCCGCCCTGCCCGAGGTCGAGATCGCCCGCACCGAGGACGGGACGTACCTCGCGCCGCAGGGCGGGGTCGAGGAGGCGCTCGCCCGGCTGGTGGCCGAGACACTGGGCGTGCACCGGGTCGGCCGGCACGACCGCTTCACCGAGCTGGGCGGGCACTCGCTGGCCGCCGCCCGGCTGCTGGCCCGGATCGCCGACGAGCACGGGGTCGCGGTACCCCTCGGCCGGTTCCTGGGCGCGCCGACGGTGGCGGAGCTGGCCCGGGAGCTGACGCCGGAGCGGGCCCGGCCGGTGCCGGTCCGGGAGCACCGCGACCGCCATCCGCTCACCGACATGCAGCGGGTCTTCTGGATGCTGCGCCAGGTGACCGGCACGCCGTGGGTCTCCACCGTGGGCTCCGGCTGGCGGTCACCGGGCTGA